The following are from one region of the Klebsiella aerogenes genome:
- a CDS encoding maltoporin yields MMITLRKLPLAVAVAAGVMSAQALAVDFHGYARSGIGWTGSGGEQQCFQATGAQSKYRLGNECETYAELKLGQEVWKEGDKSFYFDTNVAYSVSQQNDWESTSPAFREVNVQGKNLIDWLPGSTLWAGKRFYQRHDVHMIDFYYWDISGPGAGIENIDLGFGKLSLAATRSSEAGGSATYADRDPLTGERVYDHLVPNDVFDVRLAQMETNPGGTLELGVDYGHTNIPDDYYLQPDASKDGWMFTAEHTQSILKGYNKFVLQYATDAMTSNGKGVPQGGSINNDGSMWRVLDHGAVSLADDWDMMYVAMYQDVNLDNNNGTKWWTVGVRPMYKWTPIMSTLLEVGYDNVKSQKTGDSNNQYKITLAQQWQAGDSIWSRPAIRLFATYAKWDEKWGYTDSGVAMRDTSGTGINTSSRGDSDEWTFGAQMEIWW; encoded by the coding sequence ATGATGATTACTCTGCGCAAACTTCCACTGGCGGTAGCCGTTGCGGCGGGCGTGATGTCTGCCCAGGCGCTGGCTGTCGATTTCCACGGTTATGCTCGTTCCGGTATTGGCTGGACTGGCAGCGGCGGTGAACAGCAATGCTTCCAGGCCACCGGCGCCCAAAGTAAATACCGTCTGGGTAACGAATGTGAAACTTACGCTGAATTAAAACTGGGCCAGGAAGTCTGGAAAGAAGGCGATAAGAGCTTCTACTTCGATACCAACGTCGCTTACTCCGTATCGCAGCAAAACGACTGGGAATCCACCAGTCCGGCCTTCCGTGAAGTCAATGTGCAGGGTAAAAACCTGATTGATTGGCTGCCGGGTTCAACCCTCTGGGCCGGTAAGCGCTTCTATCAGCGTCATGATGTTCACATGATCGACTTCTACTACTGGGATATCTCCGGTCCTGGCGCAGGTATTGAAAACATCGATCTGGGCTTCGGTAAACTCTCTCTGGCGGCTACCCGTTCTTCTGAAGCTGGCGGTTCCGCAACCTACGCCGATCGCGATCCTCTAACCGGCGAACGCGTATATGACCACCTGGTGCCGAACGACGTCTTCGACGTGCGTTTAGCGCAAATGGAAACCAACCCGGGCGGCACTCTGGAGCTGGGCGTTGACTACGGTCACACCAACATTCCTGACGACTACTATCTGCAGCCGGACGCGTCTAAAGATGGCTGGATGTTCACCGCTGAACATACCCAGAGTATCCTGAAAGGCTACAACAAGTTTGTGCTGCAGTACGCCACCGACGCCATGACCTCCAACGGTAAAGGCGTGCCGCAGGGCGGCAGCATTAATAACGATGGCTCCATGTGGCGCGTGCTTGACCATGGCGCGGTCTCTCTGGCTGACGATTGGGACATGATGTATGTCGCCATGTATCAGGACGTCAACCTGGACAACAACAACGGCACCAAGTGGTGGACCGTCGGCGTACGTCCTATGTACAAATGGACGCCGATCATGAGCACCTTGCTGGAAGTCGGTTATGACAACGTCAAATCGCAGAAAACCGGCGACAGCAACAACCAGTACAAAATCACCCTGGCGCAACAGTGGCAGGCGGGCGACAGCATCTGGTCCCGTCCGGCAATTCGTCTGTTCGCGACCTACGCGAAGTGGGATGAGAAGTGGGGTTACACCGACAGCGGCGTAGCCATGCGCGATACCTCCGGTACCGGCATCAACACATCCAGCCGCGGTGATAGCGATGAGTGGACCTTCGGCGCCCAGATGGAAATCTGGTGGTAA
- the ubiA gene encoding 4-hydroxybenzoate octaprenyltransferase translates to MEWSLTQNKLLAFHRLMRTDKPIGALLLLWPTLWALWVASPGVPPLWILAVFVAGVWLMRAAGCVVNDYADRKFDGHVKRTARRPLPSGDVSEKEARTLFAVLVLLSFLLVLTLNTMTILLSVAALALAWVYPFMKRYTHLPQVVLGAAFGWSIPMAFSAVSEALPLSCWLMFLANILWAVAYDTQYAMVDRDDDVKIGIKSTAILFGENDRLIIGMLQVAVLVLMGAVGWLNGLNWEYYWSLFIAAGLFVWQQKLIFKRERDSCFKAFMNNNYVGLVLFLGLAMSYLQ, encoded by the coding sequence ATGGAGTGGAGTCTGACGCAGAATAAGCTGTTGGCGTTCCATCGCCTGATGCGTACTGACAAACCCATCGGCGCGCTATTGCTACTGTGGCCGACGCTGTGGGCGTTATGGGTTGCTTCCCCCGGGGTACCGCCGCTGTGGATCCTGGCGGTGTTCGTCGCGGGCGTTTGGCTGATGCGCGCCGCCGGTTGTGTGGTTAATGATTACGCCGACCGTAAATTTGATGGCCACGTTAAACGCACCGCCCGCCGTCCGCTGCCGAGCGGCGATGTGAGTGAAAAAGAGGCGCGCACGTTATTCGCCGTGCTGGTGCTGCTTTCCTTCTTGCTGGTGCTGACGCTCAATACGATGACCATCCTGTTGTCGGTGGCGGCGCTGGCGCTGGCCTGGGTCTACCCGTTTATGAAGCGCTATACCCATCTGCCGCAGGTGGTGCTGGGCGCGGCCTTTGGTTGGTCGATCCCGATGGCCTTTTCGGCGGTGAGCGAAGCGCTGCCGCTCAGCTGCTGGTTGATGTTCCTCGCCAATATCCTGTGGGCGGTGGCCTACGATACCCAGTATGCGATGGTTGACCGCGACGATGATGTCAAAATCGGCATTAAGTCGACGGCGATTCTGTTTGGCGAAAACGATCGTCTGATTATTGGTATGCTGCAGGTTGCCGTGCTGGTATTAATGGGCGCGGTAGGCTGGCTGAATGGCCTGAACTGGGAATACTACTGGTCGCTGTTTATCGCTGCGGGGCTGTTTGTCTGGCAGCAGAAACTGATTTTCAAACGCGAGCGCGATAGCTGTTTTAAAGCGTTTATGAACAATAACTACGTGGGGCTGGTGCTGTTCTTAGGCCTGGCGATGAGTTACCTACAGTAA
- a CDS encoding cupin domain-containing protein yields MKRPDCIRHWRELEGADDSTYSDSNERFSIGAPLARGLRLNRLGIHHERLPPGRRTSYPHAESDEEEFVYVLEGFPEVWINGYLWKLEPGDSVGFPAGTGVCHTFLNNTEQEVCLLVVGEANKKHNRIYYPLNPSYAATRQDRWVDHPPQFFGPHDGKPRKK; encoded by the coding sequence ATGAAACGACCTGATTGCATTCGACATTGGCGCGAACTGGAAGGTGCGGATGATTCCACCTACTCCGACAGTAACGAACGCTTTTCCATCGGCGCGCCGCTGGCTCGCGGTCTGCGTCTGAACCGGCTGGGCATTCATCATGAGCGTTTGCCGCCGGGACGACGGACCTCGTATCCGCATGCGGAAAGCGATGAAGAAGAGTTTGTCTATGTGCTGGAAGGTTTTCCGGAGGTCTGGATCAACGGCTATTTATGGAAGCTCGAACCCGGCGATAGCGTGGGATTTCCGGCAGGTACCGGCGTGTGCCACACTTTCCTGAATAATACCGAGCAGGAAGTGTGTCTGCTGGTGGTTGGCGAGGCGAATAAAAAGCACAATCGCATCTACTATCCGCTGAACCCGAGCTATGCCGCGACTCGTCAGGACCGCTGGGTCGATCACCCGCCGCAGTTTTTCGGTCCGCATGACGGTAAACCGCGTAAAAAATAG
- the zur gene encoding zinc uptake transcriptional repressor Zur gives MDNSTSQEMLAQAERLCAQRGVRLTPQRLEVLRLMSLQQGAISAYDLLDLLREKEPQAKPPTVYRALEFLLEQGFVHKVESTNSYVLCHLFDQPTHSSAMFICDRCGVVKEECAEGVEDIMHTLAARMGFALRHNVIEAHGLCAACVEVEACSTREHCHHDHTIQIKKKAR, from the coding sequence ATGGATAACTCCACTTCGCAAGAAATGTTAGCGCAAGCTGAAAGGCTTTGTGCGCAGCGTGGCGTACGCCTGACTCCACAGCGCCTGGAAGTGTTGCGTCTGATGAGCCTGCAGCAGGGCGCGATTAGCGCCTACGATCTCCTGGATCTGCTACGTGAGAAAGAGCCGCAGGCAAAACCGCCGACGGTCTACCGCGCGCTGGAATTTCTGTTGGAACAAGGCTTCGTTCATAAGGTGGAATCGACGAACAGCTATGTGCTGTGCCACCTTTTCGATCAGCCGACCCACAGTTCGGCGATGTTTATCTGCGATCGCTGCGGTGTGGTCAAAGAAGAGTGTGCGGAAGGCGTAGAAGATATTATGCATACACTAGCGGCCAGAATGGGCTTCGCCCTGCGCCATAATGTGATTGAAGCGCACGGCCTGTGCGCGGCCTGCGTGGAAGTCGAAGCCTGCAGCACCCGCGAGCACTGCCACCACGATCATACCATCCAGATTAAAAAGAAAGCCCGCTGA
- the plsB gene encoding glycerol-3-phosphate 1-O-acyltransferase PlsB produces MSGWQRIYYKLLNLPLQVLVKSKSIPAEPAQELGLDTSRPIMYVLPYNSKADLLTLRAQCLAHDLPDPFEPLEIDGTLLPRYVFIHGGPRVFTYYTPKEESIKLFHDYLDLHRSHPDLDVQMVPVSVMFGRAPGREKGEENPPLRMLNGIQKFFAVSWLGRDSFVRFSPSVSLRRMADEHGTDKIIAQKLARVARMHFARQRLAAVGPRLPARQDLFNKLLASKAIARAVEDEARSKKISHEKAQQNAIALMEEIAANFSYEMIRLTDRILGFTWNRLYQGINVHNAERVRQLAHDGHEIVYVPCHRSHMDYLLLSYVLYHQGLVPPHIAAGINLNFWPAGPIFRRLGAFFIRRTFKGNKLYSTVFREYLGELFSRGYSVEYFVEGGRSRTGRLLDPKTGTLSMTIQAMLRGGSRPITLVPIYIGYEHVMEVGTYAKELRGATKEKESLPQMMRGLSKLRNLGQGYVNFGEPLPLMTYLNQHVPEWREAIDPIEAVRPSWLTPTVNNIAADLMVRINNAGAANAMNLCCTALLASRQRSLTREQLTQQLECYLDLLRNVPYATDSTAPTASASELIDHALQMNKFEVEKDTIGDIIILPREQAVLMTYYRNNIAHMLVMPSLLAAIVTQHRRISRSEVQRHVEMFYPFLKAELFLRWEKEELASVIDALIAEMQRQGLIVLNGDEMSVNPAHSRSLQLLAAGARETLQRYAITFWLLSANPSINRSTLEKESRTMAQRLSVLHGINAPEFFDKAVFSTLVLTLRDEGYISDTGDAEPEETMRVYRMLADLITSDVRLTIESAAQDDA; encoded by the coding sequence ATGTCCGGCTGGCAACGAATTTACTATAAATTACTGAATTTACCATTACAGGTACTGGTAAAAAGCAAGTCTATTCCGGCAGAACCTGCGCAGGAATTAGGGCTCGATACCTCACGTCCTATAATGTACGTCTTGCCCTACAACTCTAAGGCAGACCTGCTGACGCTGCGCGCCCAATGCCTGGCGCACGATTTGCCCGATCCTTTTGAACCGTTGGAGATAGACGGCACCTTACTGCCGCGCTACGTTTTCATCCACGGCGGCCCGCGCGTGTTCACCTACTACACGCCGAAAGAAGAATCCATCAAGCTGTTCCACGATTACCTGGATCTGCACCGCAGCCATCCCGACCTCGACGTGCAAATGGTGCCGGTGTCGGTGATGTTCGGCCGTGCGCCGGGTCGTGAAAAAGGCGAAGAAAACCCGCCGTTGCGTATGCTCAACGGCATTCAGAAGTTCTTCGCCGTCTCCTGGCTTGGCCGCGATAGCTTCGTGCGTTTCTCGCCGTCCGTTTCTCTGCGCCGTATGGCGGATGAACACGGCACCGACAAAATTATCGCCCAGAAACTGGCGCGCGTGGCGCGTATGCACTTCGCTCGTCAGCGCCTGGCCGCCGTCGGCCCGCGCCTCCCGGCTCGTCAGGATCTGTTCAACAAGCTGTTGGCGTCCAAAGCGATCGCCCGCGCGGTAGAAGACGAAGCGCGTAGCAAGAAAATTTCTCACGAGAAGGCTCAGCAGAATGCCATCGCCCTGATGGAAGAAATCGCCGCGAACTTCTCCTACGAAATGATCCGCCTGACCGACCGTATTCTGGGCTTCACCTGGAACCGTCTGTACCAGGGGATCAACGTGCATAACGCCGAACGCGTGCGTCAGCTGGCGCACGACGGCCATGAGATTGTCTACGTGCCCTGCCACCGCAGCCATATGGACTATCTGCTACTCTCGTACGTTCTTTATCATCAGGGACTGGTGCCGCCGCATATCGCCGCCGGCATCAACCTCAACTTCTGGCCGGCAGGGCCGATTTTCCGCCGCCTCGGCGCGTTCTTTATTCGCCGCACCTTTAAGGGCAATAAGCTCTATTCCACCGTGTTCCGCGAATACCTCGGCGAGCTATTTAGCCGCGGCTATTCGGTCGAATACTTCGTGGAGGGCGGGCGTTCCCGTACTGGCCGTCTGTTGGATCCGAAAACCGGCACCCTGTCGATGACCATCCAGGCGATGCTGCGCGGCGGTAGCCGCCCAATCACCCTGGTGCCGATTTACATCGGCTACGAGCACGTGATGGAAGTCGGCACCTACGCGAAAGAACTGCGCGGCGCGACGAAAGAGAAAGAGAGTCTGCCGCAGATGATGCGCGGCTTAAGCAAGCTGCGTAATCTCGGCCAGGGTTACGTCAACTTCGGCGAACCGCTGCCGCTGATGACCTACCTTAACCAACACGTGCCGGAGTGGCGCGAAGCCATCGATCCGATCGAAGCCGTTCGTCCTTCCTGGCTGACGCCGACGGTCAATAATATCGCCGCCGATCTGATGGTGCGCATTAACAACGCCGGGGCAGCCAACGCCATGAACCTGTGCTGTACGGCGCTTCTGGCGTCGCGTCAGCGTTCATTGACCCGCGAACAGCTCACTCAGCAACTGGAGTGCTACCTCGATCTGCTGCGCAACGTGCCATACGCCACGGATTCAACCGCGCCGACGGCCTCCGCCAGCGAGCTTATCGACCACGCGCTGCAGATGAACAAGTTCGAAGTCGAGAAGGATACCATCGGCGATATCATCATTCTGCCGCGCGAGCAGGCGGTGCTGATGACCTACTACCGCAACAACATCGCCCATATGCTGGTGATGCCGTCGCTGCTGGCCGCCATCGTCACCCAGCATCGCCGTATCTCCCGTAGCGAAGTGCAGCGTCACGTCGAGATGTTCTACCCGTTCCTCAAAGCGGAGCTGTTCCTGCGCTGGGAAAAAGAGGAACTGGCGAGCGTTATCGATGCGTTGATCGCTGAAATGCAGCGTCAGGGGCTGATTGTACTGAATGGCGACGAGATGAGCGTCAACCCAGCCCACTCCCGCTCCCTGCAGCTGCTGGCCGCCGGCGCGCGTGAAACGCTGCAGCGCTACGCCATCACCTTCTGGCTGCTGAGCGCTAACCCGTCAATCAACCGCAGTACGCTGGAAAAAGAAAGCCGCACCATGGCGCAGCGTCTGTCGGTGCTGCACGGTATCAACGCGCCGGAGTTCTTCGATAAGGCGGTGTTCAGTACCCTGGTGCTGACCCTGCGTGACGAAGGCTACATCAGCGATACCGGCGATGCCGAACCGGAAGAGACCATGAGAGTCTACCGGATGCTGGCGGATTTGATTACGTCGGATGTGCGTTTGACGATTGAAAGCGCCGCTCAGGACGACGCGTAA
- the dusA gene encoding tRNA dihydrouridine(20/20a) synthase DusA, whose product MMPESTSTAFAAHRFSIAPMLDWTDRHCRYFLRLLSRQTLLYTEMVTTGAIIHGKGDYLAYSEAEHPVALQLGGSDPAALAQCAKLAEARGYDEINLNVGCPSDRVQNGMFGACLMGNAALVADCIKAMRDVVSIPVTVKTRIGIDDQDSYEFLCDFIETVSGKGECEMFIIHARKAWLSGLSPKENREIPPLDYPRVWQLKRDFPHLTMAINGGIKSLAEAKLQLEHMDGVMVGREAYQNPGILASVDREIFGVEGADADPVAVVRAMYPYIERELSNGTYLGHITRHMLGLFQGIPGARQWRRYLSENAHKAGADINVLEHALKLVADKR is encoded by the coding sequence ATGATGCCAGAATCAACGTCTACCGCTTTTGCCGCCCACCGCTTTTCTATTGCGCCGATGCTCGATTGGACCGACAGACACTGCCGTTATTTCCTGCGCCTGCTGTCGCGCCAGACTCTGCTGTACACCGAAATGGTGACCACCGGCGCGATTATTCACGGCAAAGGCGACTATCTGGCGTATAGCGAAGCAGAACATCCGGTGGCGCTGCAACTGGGCGGCAGCGATCCTGCGGCGCTGGCGCAGTGCGCGAAGCTTGCCGAGGCGCGCGGCTATGACGAGATTAACCTCAACGTCGGCTGTCCGTCCGACCGCGTACAGAACGGGATGTTCGGCGCCTGTCTGATGGGCAATGCCGCGCTGGTTGCGGACTGCATCAAAGCGATGCGCGATGTGGTGTCGATCCCGGTAACGGTGAAAACCCGTATCGGCATTGATGATCAGGACAGCTATGAATTCCTCTGCGATTTCATCGAGACGGTCTCCGGCAAAGGTGAGTGCGAGATGTTCATCATTCACGCCCGTAAAGCCTGGCTCTCTGGCCTGAGTCCGAAAGAAAACCGCGAAATTCCACCGCTGGATTATCCGCGCGTCTGGCAGCTGAAGCGCGATTTCCCGCACCTGACAATGGCCATCAATGGCGGCATTAAATCGTTAGCAGAGGCCAAACTGCAGCTTGAGCATATGGATGGCGTGATGGTGGGGCGCGAGGCTTATCAGAATCCGGGGATTCTGGCATCGGTGGATCGCGAGATTTTCGGCGTCGAAGGCGCAGACGCCGATCCGGTGGCGGTGGTGCGGGCGATGTATCCGTATATTGAGCGTGAGCTGAGCAACGGCACCTACCTTGGTCATATTACCCGTCATATGCTGGGCCTGTTCCAGGGGATCCCCGGGGCGCGTCAATGGCGCCGCTACCTGAGCGAAAACGCGCACAAAGCGGGCGCTGATATTAACGTGCTGGAACATGCGTTGAAGCTGGTTGCCGATAAACGTTAA
- a CDS encoding diacylglycerol kinase translates to MANNTTGLTRIIKAAGYSWKGFRAAWVNEAAFRQEGVAAIVAVAIAYWLDVDAITRVLLIGSVLLVMIVEILNSAIEAVVDRIGSEHHELSGRAKDMGSAAVLLAIIIALITWATLLWAHYR, encoded by the coding sequence ATGGCCAATAATACCACTGGGTTAACCAGAATCATTAAAGCGGCAGGTTATTCCTGGAAAGGATTCCGTGCGGCGTGGGTTAACGAAGCCGCTTTTCGTCAGGAAGGCGTCGCCGCGATTGTGGCGGTGGCGATAGCCTACTGGTTGGACGTGGATGCCATCACGCGAGTCTTACTCATTGGCTCGGTCCTGTTAGTGATGATAGTCGAAATTCTTAACAGCGCGATTGAAGCGGTGGTAGACCGCATCGGTTCTGAACACCACGAACTCTCCGGGCGCGCTAAAGATATGGGATCGGCGGCGGTACTGCTGGCGATTATCATCGCGTTAATCACGTGGGCGACGTTACTGTGGGCGCATTACCGCTGA
- the lexA gene encoding transcriptional repressor LexA has product MKALTTRQQEVFDLIRDHISQTGMPPTRAEIAQRLGFRSPNAAEEHLKALARKGAIEIVSGASRGIRLLTEEEHGLPLIGRVAAGEPLLAQQHIEGHYQVDPAMFKPNADFLLRVSGMSMKDIGILDGDLLAVHKTQDVRNGQVVVARIDEEVTVKRLKKQGNVVELLPENSEFSPIVVDLRQQSFTIEGLAVGVIRNGEWL; this is encoded by the coding sequence ATGAAAGCGTTAACGACCAGGCAGCAAGAGGTGTTTGATCTCATCCGGGATCACATCAGCCAAACGGGCATGCCGCCGACGCGTGCGGAAATTGCTCAGCGCTTGGGGTTCCGTTCCCCGAACGCGGCGGAAGAACACCTCAAAGCGCTGGCGCGTAAGGGCGCGATCGAAATCGTCTCCGGCGCTTCCCGCGGCATTCGTCTGCTGACCGAAGAAGAACACGGCTTGCCGCTGATTGGCCGCGTCGCCGCCGGTGAGCCGCTGCTGGCGCAGCAGCACATTGAAGGTCACTATCAGGTCGACCCGGCAATGTTTAAACCGAATGCGGACTTCCTGTTGCGCGTCAGCGGGATGTCGATGAAAGACATCGGTATTCTCGACGGCGATCTGCTGGCGGTACACAAAACGCAGGATGTGCGTAATGGTCAGGTGGTTGTCGCGCGTATCGACGAAGAAGTGACCGTGAAGCGTCTGAAGAAACAGGGCAATGTCGTCGAACTGTTGCCAGAAAACAGCGAATTTTCTCCTATCGTCGTCGATCTACGCCAGCAGAGCTTCACGATTGAAGGTCTTGCCGTCGGTGTGATCCGTAACGGAGAATGGCTGTAA
- the pspG gene encoding envelope stress response protein PspG — protein sequence MLELLFVIGFFVMLLVTGISLLGIIAAMVVATALMFFGGLFALVIKLLPWLLLAVVAVWVIRAIKSPTTNRYRREDRWRY from the coding sequence ATGCTGGAACTCTTATTCGTCATTGGATTTTTTGTCATGCTGCTGGTCACTGGCATATCGTTGCTCGGCATTATCGCCGCGATGGTGGTGGCCACTGCGCTGATGTTCTTCGGCGGGCTGTTTGCATTAGTGATCAAGTTACTACCCTGGCTGCTGCTGGCGGTGGTTGCCGTGTGGGTGATTCGGGCGATTAAATCGCCAACGACAAATCGTTATCGTCGCGAAGATCGCTGGCGCTATTAA
- the dinF gene encoding MATE family efflux transporter DinF, whose amino-acid sequence MLLNAADKALWRLALPMIFSNITVPLLGLVDTAVVGHLDSPVYLGGVAVGATATSFLFMLLLFLRMSTTGLTAQAYGAKDPRRLARALVQPLILALAAGLLIVLFRMPLIDLALRIVGGSEAVLEQARRFLEIRWLSAPASLANLVLLGWLLGVQYARAPVILLVVGNLLNIVLDLWLVMGLHMNVQGAALATALSEYVTFIIGLLMAKRVLALRGVSLAMLKTAWRGNMRRLLALNRDIMLRSLLLQLCFGAITVFGARLGSDVVAVNAVLMTMLTFTAYALDGFAYAVEAHSGQAYGARDGSKLLEVWRAACRQSGMVALAFALVYSVAGEYIIALLTSIPSLQQLADRYLFWQMILPVIGVWCYLLDGMFIGATRGAEMRNSMAVAAAGFAVTLLSVPMLGNHGLWLALAVFLALRGLSLALIWRHHWQHGTWFS is encoded by the coding sequence ATGCTGCTCAACGCTGCCGATAAAGCTCTGTGGCGCCTCGCGCTACCGATGATTTTCTCCAATATTACCGTTCCGCTGCTGGGGCTGGTTGATACCGCCGTTGTCGGCCATCTCGACAGCCCGGTATATCTCGGCGGCGTTGCCGTTGGCGCGACGGCCACCAGTTTCCTCTTTATGCTGCTGCTGTTCCTGCGCATGAGCACCACCGGTTTAACCGCTCAGGCCTATGGCGCCAAAGATCCGCGGCGACTGGCGCGCGCGCTGGTACAGCCGCTGATCCTCGCGCTGGCCGCCGGACTGCTCATTGTCCTGTTCCGTATGCCGTTGATTGACCTCGCGCTACGTATTGTCGGCGGTAGCGAAGCGGTGCTGGAGCAGGCAAGACGCTTCCTTGAGATCCGCTGGCTCAGCGCCCCGGCGTCGTTGGCCAACCTGGTGCTGTTAGGCTGGCTGCTTGGCGTGCAGTACGCTCGCGCGCCGGTCATTCTGCTGGTGGTCGGCAACCTGCTGAATATCGTGCTCGACCTGTGGCTGGTGATGGGCCTGCATATGAACGTGCAGGGGGCGGCGTTGGCGACGGCGCTGTCGGAATACGTCACCTTTATTATCGGTCTGCTGATGGCAAAACGCGTGCTGGCGCTGCGCGGCGTTTCACTGGCCATGCTGAAAACGGCCTGGCGCGGTAATATGCGCCGCCTGCTGGCGCTTAATCGTGACATCATGCTGCGTTCACTGCTGCTGCAACTCTGCTTTGGCGCGATCACCGTCTTCGGTGCCCGTCTTGGCAGCGATGTGGTTGCGGTTAATGCCGTGCTGATGACCATGCTCACTTTCACCGCCTATGCGTTGGATGGCTTTGCCTATGCCGTCGAAGCGCACTCCGGGCAGGCCTACGGCGCGCGTGATGGCAGCAAATTGCTGGAGGTCTGGCGCGCCGCCTGTCGACAGTCGGGGATGGTGGCGCTGGCGTTCGCGCTGGTCTACAGCGTGGCGGGCGAATACATCATCGCGCTCTTGACCTCTATTCCTTCACTGCAGCAACTGGCCGACCGCTATCTGTTCTGGCAGATGATCCTGCCGGTGATTGGCGTTTGGTGTTATTTGCTGGATGGGATGTTTATCGGCGCGACGCGCGGCGCGGAGATGCGTAATAGCATGGCGGTTGCCGCCGCGGGATTTGCGGTGACGCTGTTATCTGTGCCGATGCTCGGCAATCATGGCCTGTGGCTGGCGTTGGCGGTATTCCTCGCGCTGCGCGGACTTTCACTGGCGCTGATCTGGCGTCACCACTGGCAGCATGGCACCTGGTTTAGCTAG
- the ubiC gene encoding chorismate lyase: protein MLHPALTQLRALRYFAAIPELEAPLRDWLLLEDSMTKRFEQQGKKVTVTMINEGFVGRDALAGEEALLPDEARYWLREIILCADGEPWLAGRTIVPESTLCGPELALQQLGQTPLGRYLFTSSTLTRDFIEIGRNAQLWGRRSRLRLSGKPLLLTELFLPASPLY, encoded by the coding sequence ATGCTACATCCTGCGCTTACGCAACTGCGTGCGCTGCGCTATTTTGCCGCCATACCCGAGCTGGAAGCGCCGCTGCGCGACTGGCTGTTGCTGGAAGACTCAATGACCAAACGCTTTGAGCAACAAGGGAAAAAGGTCACTGTGACCATGATTAACGAAGGTTTCGTCGGGCGTGACGCGCTGGCGGGCGAAGAAGCCCTGCTGCCGGATGAAGCGCGCTACTGGCTGCGGGAGATCATTCTTTGCGCCGACGGCGAACCCTGGCTGGCTGGGCGTACCATCGTACCGGAATCGACGTTATGCGGCCCTGAACTGGCGCTGCAACAACTGGGGCAGACGCCGCTGGGCCGGTACCTGTTTACTTCGTCGACGTTAACCCGAGATTTTATTGAGATAGGCCGTAATGCACAGTTGTGGGGGCGCCGTTCCCGCCTTCGGCTGAGCGGCAAACCACTGCTGCTGACAGAGTTGTTTCTGCCTGCATCACCATTGTATTAA
- the malM gene encoding maltose operon protein MalM, with product MNMKKSLVALCLSAGLLASVPAVSFADVNFVPQNTSAAPTIPVSSLQQLTWTPVDQSKTQTSKVAIAGQTLNVPGITGPVVAYSVPANIGELTLTLTSEVDKQTSVYAPNVLILDQSMTPSAFFPSSYFTYLEPGVMSADRLEGVMRLTPALGQQKIYVLVFTTPQDLQQTTKLIDPAKAYAKGTGNAVPDIPDPIAKHTTDGTLSLKVKTSSGSSVLVGPLFGSSGPGPVTVGNTAAPVYNAPAAAPAPVAAPVVAAPAAKSEPMLDDTETYFNNGIKKAVKQGDIDKALKLMNEAERLGSKSARSTFISSVKGKG from the coding sequence ATGAATATGAAGAAAAGTCTCGTTGCCCTCTGCCTGTCCGCCGGCCTGCTGGCCAGCGTACCCGCAGTCAGTTTTGCTGATGTGAATTTCGTGCCGCAGAACACCTCTGCCGCACCGACCATCCCGGTCTCCTCGCTGCAGCAGCTTACCTGGACGCCAGTCGATCAATCGAAAACTCAGACGTCTAAAGTCGCGATCGCCGGACAAACACTGAACGTACCGGGCATTACCGGGCCGGTCGTGGCGTATAGCGTACCGGCGAATATTGGCGAGCTAACCCTGACGCTGACCAGCGAAGTCGACAAACAAACTAGCGTCTATGCGCCAAATGTCCTGATCCTCGATCAGAGCATGACGCCGTCCGCCTTCTTCCCGAGCAGCTATTTCACCTATCTGGAACCGGGCGTGATGAGCGCCGATCGTCTGGAAGGGGTGATGCGCCTGACTCCGGCGCTGGGACAGCAGAAAATTTATGTGCTGGTCTTCACGACGCCGCAGGATCTGCAGCAGACTACGAAATTAATCGACCCGGCGAAGGCCTACGCCAAAGGCACCGGCAATGCGGTGCCGGATATTCCGGATCCGATCGCCAAACATACCACCGACGGCACGTTGAGCCTGAAAGTGAAAACTTCTTCCGGCTCCAGCGTATTGGTTGGCCCGCTGTTTGGCTCTTCCGGCCCGGGCCCGGTGACCGTCGGTAATACCGCCGCGCCGGTATATAACGCCCCAGCGGCTGCGCCAGCGCCTGTTGCCGCGCCGGTAGTCGCAGCGCCAGCGGCGAAAAGCGAACCGATGCTCGACGATACCGAAACCTATTTCAACAACGGTATCAAGAAAGCGGTTAAGCAAGGCGATATCGACAAAGCCCTGAAATTGATGAACGAAGCTGAGCGCCTCGGCTCGAAATCCGCTCGTTCCACCTTTATCAGCAGTGTAAAAGGCAAGGGGTGA